The region AGGCAATGATTTGATCCACCGAATCTTGGGTGGAGCGGGCCACATCGGTGTCTTCAATGCGCAGCACGAACTCACCACCGAAATGGCGGGCATAAGCCCAGGAGAACAGGGCGGTGCGGGCTGTGCCCAGGTGCAGGAAACCGGTCGGCGACGGCGCAATACGGGTGCGGACAGGAGTGATGGCTTGGCTCATTTCGAGAGATTCAAAGTTGATAGACCGCGAAGCAGGTCGTCGGTGATGTCGTCCACATGCTCCAGGCCAACGGCCAGGCGGATCAGGCCTTGGCTGATGCCGGCGGCTTGGCGCTGCGCGTCAGACAAGCGCCCGTGCGAGGTGGTGGCCGGGTGGGTGATGATGGACTTGGTATCGCCCAGATTGGTGGCGACGCTGAGCACGCGGGTGCTGTCGATGATGTGGAAGGCCGCCGCCCGTGCCGCTTCAGGTGAATCGGCATGCAGTTCGAAGGACAGCACCGCACCGCCCTGCCCCGACTGCTGGCGCATCGCCAAATCGTGCTGGGGATGCGAGGCCAGCGTCGGGTAGTAGACGCGAGCGACCTCGGGGCGGGCTTCGAGCCAGCGGGCCACGGCCAATGCTTGATCGCTCTGTGCCTTCATGCGCAAGCTCAAGGTCTCCAAGCCCTTCAGCACAACCCAGGCGTTAAAGGGCGCCAAGGTCATGCCGACTGTGCGCAGCACCGGGCCGAACACGTCACGGATCAGACGATTCGGGCCACACAAGGCTCCGGCCATCACGCGGCCCTGGCCGTCCATGTACTTGGTCGCCGAGTGCATGACGACATCGGCACCGAAATCGACCGGCCGTTGCAGTGCGGGCGTCGAGTAGGTGTTGTCCACCGCCAGCAAGGCACCGGCCGCGTGGGCGATGTCGGCCAGCGCCTGGATGTCGCACACCTCGGTCAGCGGATTGGTCGGCGTCTCGGCGAACAGCAGCTTGGTCCTTGGCCGGACGGCAGCCTGCCATTCAGCCGGATCGGTCTGCGAGACGAACGTGGTCTCGACACCGAACTTGCCGAACTCCTTGGCGAACAGATTGATCGTCGACCCGAACACCGAGCGCGAGCAGATCACATGGTCGCCCGCTTTCAGCAGGCCCATGCCGAGCAGCAGGATGGCGCTCATGCCGGTTGCGGTAGCTACGGCGGCTTCGGTGCCTTCCATCGCCGCCAGACGTGCTTCAAGGCTGCGCACGGTCGGGTTGCTGGTGCGCGCGTAGGTGAAATCGTCCGAGGCTGCAAAACGCTGCGCCGAGGTGGCAGCGTCGGGCTGCACAAAGGCGCTGGTCAGGAACAAGGCCTCAGAATTCTCGCCATGCTGGCTGGGCGCCAGCGCGGTGCGCACCGCCAGAGTCTCAGGGCGCAAGCCCTCGGGCAGGCGAGCGCGGGCAATGCGGCGCTCTTCGTCACTCAAACTCATCCCGCTCACTCCTGCCGGCTTTGCAGTGCCAGGCGGCTGCGCGCCGGGCCTTCTTCCTCGTCGCCCTGGCTCAGGCGCTGAGCCTCCATCTTGGCGAAGTCTTCAGCCGTCACATCGCCGGTGATGTAGTGGCCGTCGAAGCACGAGGCCTCAAAGCCCTTCAGCGCCGGCTGCAAGGCCGCCACCACCCGCTTCATCGCGTCAACGTCTTGGTAGATCAGCGCGTCGGCGCCGATGAACTGGCGGATCTCTTCGATCGAGCGGTTGTGCGCCACCAACTCGGAGCTGGTGGGCATATCGATGCCGTAGACATTGCGATAGCGCACCGGCGGGGCGGCCGAGGCCAGATAGACCTTGCGGGCGCCAGCCTCGCGGGCCATCTGCACGATCTCCTTCGACGTCGTGCCGCGCACGATGGAGTCATCCACCAGCAGCACATTGCGGTTCTTGAACTCCAGGCCAATCGCATTGAGCTTTTGGCGCACCGACTTCTTGCGCGCGCCCTGCCCCGGCATGATGAAGGTGCGGCCGACGTAGCGGTTCTTCACAAAGCCTTCGCGGTAAGGCTTGCCGATGCGGTGGGCCAATTGCATGGCCGAGGGACGGCTCGATTCCGGAATCGGGATCACCACATCGATGTCGCTGGGCGGCATGGTGGAGATCAGGCGCTGGGCCAGCGTTTCACCCATATTCAGACGCGCCTGGTAGACCGAGATGCCGTCCATCACCGAGTCCGGGCGGGCCAGGTAGACAAACTCAAACATGCAGGGGTTCAGCGTCGGGTTCTCAGCGCATTGCTGGCTGGTCATTTGACCCTTCATATCGATGAACAAGGCCTCGCCCGGCGCCACATCGCGCACCAGTTGGTGGCCGGTGCCTTCCAGGGCCACGCTCTCGCTGGCCACCATGAATTCGCCATCTGCCGCTTGGCCAAAGCACAGCGGGCGGATGCCGTAGGGGTCGCGGAAAGCCAGCAAGCCGTGGCCGGCGATCAGGGCGATCACAGCGTAGCTGCCCTTGATGCGCTTGTGCACGGCGGCGACGGCCTTGAACACCTCGGCGGGTGTCAGCGGCAGGTCGCGGGCGACCATTTCCAACTCATGGGCCAGCACATTCAGCAGCACCTCGGAATCACTCTCGGTGTTGATGTGGCGGCGGTCCACATCAAACAACTCGGTCTTGAGGCTTTGCGCATTGGTCAGGTTGCCGTTGTGCACCAGCACCAGGCCAAAAGGCGCGTTGACGTAGAAGGGCTGTGCCTCTTCTTCGTTGTAAGCATTGCCGGCCGTGGGGTAACGCACCTGGCCCAAGCCGATGCTGCCCGGCAAGGCGCGCATATTGCGGGTGCGGAACACATCGCGCACCATGCCGCGGGCCTTGTGCATGAAGCACTTATTGCCTTGCATGGTGACGATGCCGGCGGCATCCTGACCACGGTGCTGCAGCAGCAACAGCGCGTCGTAAATCAGCTGATTGACGGGGTTGGGGGAGATCACGCCGACGATGCCACACATGGCTTTTCCTTCACTCACTGCTTCTAAACACGAGGCCCAAGCAAGATGCTCAGGCCGGAATCAACTTCAATACTTCTGCCGGCAACACCGGCTTGGCGGCCTGGATCACGGTTTGCAAACCAGGCACCAATTGCGAACTCAACCAAGTCTCGGACTCGACCGCTGGCGTCATGCTGACCAAGAGCACCACCGCAATGCAAATCAAGAGCCCGCGCAGCACGCCGAAACCTGCGCCGGCCAACCGGTCCAGCACGCTCAGCGGCGTCGCATGAATCAGGCTGCGCAGCAGCTTGGCGCAAATACCCCACAAGAGCAAGACCAGCACAAAACTCAAGCCCAAGCTGAGGGCATGCGCCAAGCCCGGCCCCAACTTTTCTTGCGGCAAAAACTCTTGCAGCACCGGCGCCAACCAGGGCATGCAAAAGTAGGCCACCACCCAACCCGCCAGCGACAAAACCTCAAACACCAAGCCGCGCCACAAGCCCATCAAAATGGACAAGGCCAGCACGGTCAGAAAAATCCAATCAAGCCAAACCATGCGCTACCCCGCAAGAAAGCGGCCGCTTCACAGCGTCAGCACAGCCGTGCTCAGGCCCGTGGCCCGCACCTTGGCTGCGGCTTTATCCGCTTCCTCGCGGCTGGCGAAGGGCCCCACCCGCACGCGGATGCGCGTGCCTGAAGGCGTGTTCACCTCTTGCGTATAAGTCTTGAGGCCCAGTTTTTCGACCTTGTGCCGCGCCTCTTGAGCCGCCTGCATATCCGCATAAGCGCCCACCTGCAGGATCACGCGTGTGGCGCCATCGGCGGGCTTTTTGCTCTCATCCGGCTTGGGTGGCATCTTGCCATCCAGCAAAGCCTGCACCCGCGCCGCTTCCTGGCTGCTGGCACTCATGGCCTGAGGCTTAGGCTTATCGGCGGGCTTTTCGGCCACTTTTTCGGTGGGCTTGTCGATGTGCCTATCTGCCTGTTTCTCGGCCGCCTTCTCACTTGCCTTGGCGACAGGCTTGTCAGCAGCCACCTTGGCGCTTGGCGCTGGGACAGGCTTGGCAGGCTCTGTAGCTGCTACTTGACTTGGCTTCGGGGCCGCCACCTGGGCTGACTGAGCCGGTTGCGGCTGAGGTTTGACTTGCGCCACCGGCTCACTGGCCTTCGGCGGCTCAGGCTGCACCGGCTCGGGCCGCGAAGGCTCAGTCGTGCGCGTCAAAGCAGGCGGCTCCACCACCGCCACCTTGGGGCCCACCTTGCCGGCCAAGCCCGGGGGCGGGCTCAGCACCGGCACGCCGTCTTTGTCCGGAATGGTGATCAAAAGATCAACGGGAATAGGCCGAGGCTGGGTTTCAAACACCAGCGGGAAGCCGATCACCCCAATCGCCACCAGCACCGCGGCGCCAATCAGACGTCGGCGTGCGCGTACCCGCAACTGCTGAACCGCATCGGCTGTGTCAGACACCGGCTTGGCCGCCGGCTTATTGCTTGATCGCTTAAGGAATGACAGCAAGCCCATGGCTAGATTGGCAGCTCAAACGCTGGGTTAGGGGTTACAAGTGAAGGGCGCAACGCCCAATAGTGCAAAACCAAGACCGCCCCCGGCTACTGCAAACCCGGGGAGATGGTCAAAAAAACAGCTGTACGGTGGTGTTCAAACCCTGCCCGGCATGGCTCAGGCGCGCTGCAAACGAGGCACGCCCTGCTTGAGCACGCCGCCCACCGTGTAGAAGGAACCAAACACCAGAATTCTATCAGCCGGGTCTGCCACAGCCGCCGCTGCAGCCAGGGCGGCCAGGGGTTCGGCATGGGTGTGCAAGCTGAGTTGGGGCGGTGTTTTCAAGGCGCCTGCTTGCTGCAGGGCTTCGAACTGCTGGCGCAGGTCGGTAGCCTTGGCGGCGCGCGGAATCTCCAGGTCGCAAAAGTGCCAGGCATCGACCAGCGGTGCCATCTTTTGGAAGATCGCGGCCAAGTCTTTATCGGCCATGGCGCCAAACACCACATGGGTGCGCGGGAAGAAACCCATTTGGTCAAGGTTCTGAGCCAGCGCCGCCACCGCATGCGGGTTGTGCGCCACGTCCAGCACCAGCGCGGGCTGGCCCGCCACCACTTGGAAGCGGCCCGGCAGCTCCACCATCGCCAAACCATTGCGTACCGCTTGGGCGCTGATGGGCAAGCGCGCATACAGCGCCTCGAACACGGCGAGCACACCGGAAGCGTTGAGCAGCTGATTAACACCGCGCAGCGCCGGATAGGCCAGGCCGCTGAAGCGCTTCTCGCGGCCGGTCCACTGCCATTGCTGGCGGTCGCCGCTGTAGGTGAAGTCTTTACCCAGCTGGCGCAAGTCGGCACCGATCTCGGCTGCGCGCGCTGCCAAGCTGGCCGGCGGCATGGGGTCGCTCACCACCACCGGGCGGCCGGCACGCATGATGCCGGCCTTCTCTCGGCCCACCGACTCCCGGTCGGGGCCTAGGTATTCGGTGTGATCCAGGTCGATGCTGGTGATGACCGAGCAGTCTGCATCAATGGCATTGACGGCGTCCAAACGGCCGCCCAAGCCGACTTCCAGAATCACC is a window of Paucibacter sp. KCTC 42545 DNA encoding:
- the folC gene encoding bifunctional tetrahydrofolate synthase/dihydrofolate synthase — translated: MLPQTLDDWLAHCERLHPKTIDMTLERVQLMRDRLGLKFEAPVVMVAGTNGKGSTCAMLECIALQAGYRVGLYIKPHLVHFQERCRVGGESVSAESLLPFFAAVEAARGEMTLSYFEFTTLAIMLRLAAEPLDLVILEVGLGGRLDAVNAIDADCSVITSIDLDHTEYLGPDRESVGREKAGIMRAGRPVVVSDPMPPASLAARAAEIGADLRQLGKDFTYSGDRQQWQWTGREKRFSGLAYPALRGVNQLLNASGVLAVFEALYARLPISAQAVRNGLAMVELPGRFQVVAGQPALVLDVAHNPHAVAALAQNLDQMGFFPRTHVVFGAMADKDLAAIFQKMAPLVDAWHFCDLEIPRAAKATDLRQQFEALQQAGALKTPPQLSLHTHAEPLAALAAAAAVADPADRILVFGSFYTVGGVLKQGVPRLQRA
- a CDS encoding SPOR domain-containing protein — translated: MSDTADAVQQLRVRARRRLIGAAVLVAIGVIGFPLVFETQPRPIPVDLLITIPDKDGVPVLSPPPGLAGKVGPKVAVVEPPALTRTTEPSRPEPVQPEPPKASEPVAQVKPQPQPAQSAQVAAPKPSQVAATEPAKPVPAPSAKVAADKPVAKASEKAAEKQADRHIDKPTEKVAEKPADKPKPQAMSASSQEAARVQALLDGKMPPKPDESKKPADGATRVILQVGAYADMQAAQEARHKVEKLGLKTYTQEVNTPSGTRIRVRVGPFASREEADKAAAKVRATGLSTAVLTL
- a CDS encoding O-succinylhomoserine sulfhydrylase: MSLSDEERRIARARLPEGLRPETLAVRTALAPSQHGENSEALFLTSAFVQPDAATSAQRFAASDDFTYARTSNPTVRSLEARLAAMEGTEAAVATATGMSAILLLGMGLLKAGDHVICSRSVFGSTINLFAKEFGKFGVETTFVSQTDPAEWQAAVRPRTKLLFAETPTNPLTEVCDIQALADIAHAAGALLAVDNTYSTPALQRPVDFGADVVMHSATKYMDGQGRVMAGALCGPNRLIRDVFGPVLRTVGMTLAPFNAWVVLKGLETLSLRMKAQSDQALAVARWLEARPEVARVYYPTLASHPQHDLAMRQQSGQGGAVLSFELHADSPEAARAAAFHIIDSTRVLSVATNLGDTKSIITHPATTSHGRLSDAQRQAAGISQGLIRLAVGLEHVDDITDDLLRGLSTLNLSK
- the purF gene encoding amidophosphoribosyltransferase; translated protein: MCGIVGVISPNPVNQLIYDALLLLQHRGQDAAGIVTMQGNKCFMHKARGMVRDVFRTRNMRALPGSIGLGQVRYPTAGNAYNEEEAQPFYVNAPFGLVLVHNGNLTNAQSLKTELFDVDRRHINTESDSEVLLNVLAHELEMVARDLPLTPAEVFKAVAAVHKRIKGSYAVIALIAGHGLLAFRDPYGIRPLCFGQAADGEFMVASESVALEGTGHQLVRDVAPGEALFIDMKGQMTSQQCAENPTLNPCMFEFVYLARPDSVMDGISVYQARLNMGETLAQRLISTMPPSDIDVVIPIPESSRPSAMQLAHRIGKPYREGFVKNRYVGRTFIMPGQGARKKSVRQKLNAIGLEFKNRNVLLVDDSIVRGTTSKEIVQMAREAGARKVYLASAAPPVRYRNVYGIDMPTSSELVAHNRSIEEIRQFIGADALIYQDVDAMKRVVAALQPALKGFEASCFDGHYITGDVTAEDFAKMEAQRLSQGDEEEGPARSRLALQSRQE
- a CDS encoding CvpA family protein produces the protein MVWLDWIFLTVLALSILMGLWRGLVFEVLSLAGWVVAYFCMPWLAPVLQEFLPQEKLGPGLAHALSLGLSFVLVLLLWGICAKLLRSLIHATPLSVLDRLAGAGFGVLRGLLICIAVVLLVSMTPAVESETWLSSQLVPGLQTVIQAAKPVLPAEVLKLIPA